From the genome of Rhizobium oryzihabitans:
TTTTCCGGGCCGATGGGATCATCCACATGGCGAAGGTCGCGAACGTCCTTGGCAATTCTTGCGAAGGGGTTCCAAACAACAACCTTGCTGGCACGTAGGCGAATGGCGAAACCATCGATTTTTGTCATGGTCTGATCATTCTTGTTGCCGTCCGCAAGCGATGGGTTGACCATTCCGAGAGAAATGACGGGACCGGCGCAACCAAAGTCATGTTCGAGGAGATAACGAAAAAGACCGCACTCCGAGAATACCACTCGACGTGTCATGAGTAGATCGCTCATGGCTTGCCCTCCTGCTTTGCGGGTGCTGCGGCGCGGTCTAGGCGTTCGATCTCCGCGACGATTTGAGCAGCGGCTTGGACCAACGCAGCTTTATAGCCGGATATGTTATGCTGATCGCGGAAACTTCTGGCGATGTTGATGCGTGCTGCTGCTCCCCACGATGCATCAATAATCTCATAGGTATCGTGTGCGTCATCATGGGAAACGTCATAGCCTTTCGCTATCTGCCTTTTTCGCTCTTCCGCGATTGAGGCCATTACACCAGCCGCCACGTCCTGCACCTGTGCGGAGAGGGCGGAGCGAATGCGCGTTTCATGGTCCTGTCTGCACCATTCCAGCGCTTCCAAGTCCGTCTTGAAGGGGCCAGCCACTTCGTTCCAGAATTCCATTACATACCAGTCGCCCGCTACCTGACCCGGCGGGATATAGAACCACTCACTTTGAGGCTCCACCCGCTCAAGCGAGTAAGTCACGCCTGCTCCGTCTGCGCGCCGCATGATGCGCCTGCCGCTTTGCCCGTTCTTTGTCTGGTCATTTTCGGGCCATGGCGACCACTCCAAAGCCTTCACGGCCACGGATGGCGCGGGAGGGGCGGCGTAGAGGCCGCGAATTTCCTGCCCCACGCTTCGGTAGTGGGGGATATCTGCAGAGTCTACCTCGCGCCAACCATAGACCGTTTTCCTCTGATAGCTTACCGGCTCC
Proteins encoded in this window:
- a CDS encoding DUF1643 domain-containing protein → MSDLLMTRRVVFSECGLFRYLLEHDFGCAGPVISLGMVNPSLADGNKNDQTMTKIDGFAIRLRASKVVVWNPFARIAKDVRDLRHVDDPIGPENDAYIAQAVKGADIHIVGWGPLSKLPKPLRNRWRAVVDVLNDAGAKPMCWGTAQDGHPRHPLMLAYATPLVPWTPPSALQSEER